The following proteins come from a genomic window of Algiphilus sp.:
- a CDS encoding GTP-binding protein has protein sequence MAKAKFERTKSHVNVGTIGHVDHGKTTLTAALTLCQAKKYGGEAQAFDMIDKAPEEKARGITISTSHVEYESDTRHYAHVDCPGHADYVKNMIT, from the coding sequence ATGGCCAAAGCAAAATTCGAGCGCACGAAGTCTCACGTGAACGTTGGGACGATCGGTCACGTGGACCACGGCAAGACGACGCTGACGGCGGCGCTGACGCTGTGCCAGGCGAAGAAGTACGGTGGCGAGGCGCAGGCGTTCGACATGATCGACAAGGCGCCGGAAGAGAAGGCGCGCGGTATCACGATTTCGACGTCGCACGTGGAGTACGAGTCGGACACGCGTCACTACGCGCACGTGGACTGCCCGGGGCACGCGGACTACGTGAAGAACATGATCAC